From the genome of Eucalyptus grandis isolate ANBG69807.140 chromosome 2, ASM1654582v1, whole genome shotgun sequence, one region includes:
- the LOC120290259 gene encoding cytochrome P450 CYP749A22-like: MRSDFKTAFGSSYIEGRNIFQMLTRLGVLLTKNLHHVRFPGLSKFWKTADEIEAEKLRKGIYDAILGIVKKREEKVKTGEAADVGNDFLGQLVKASRGMDNSKKITIDDLVDECKTFYLAGQETTNALMTWVVFLLAAHPNWQEKARKEVLHVFGNNDPDSDGIAKLKTMSMIINETLRLYPPVIGMSRQVEQQLRLGKLLLPTNIHIIIGNLKLHHDPKIWGEDVLLFKPERFAEGIARATNNNPVVFIPFSFGPRICAGMNFATHEVKIILSMILQRYAFKLSPAYVHCPVQVLTIGPKHGLQVIFQPL, translated from the exons ATGCGAAGTGATTTCAAAACGGCATTTGGAAGCAGCTACATAGAAGGCAGGAATATTTTCCAGATGTTGACGAGATTGGGTGTGTTATTAACCAAAAATCTTCATCATGTAAGGTTCCCAGGATTAAG TAAGTTTTGGAAGACGGCAGATGAAATCGAAGCGGAGAAGCTCCGGAAAGGAATATACGACGCTATATTGGGGATAGtcaagaaaagggaagagaaggTGAAGACCGGCGAGGCAGCTGACGTCGGGAATGATTTCCTAGGACAGCTTGTGAAGGCTTCTCGTGGCATGGACAATAGCAAGAAAATCACGATTGATGATCTAGTGGATGAATGCAAGACATTCTACCTTGCCGGACAAGAAACCACCAATGCATTGATGACATGGGTTGTGTTCCTCCTAGCGGCGCACCCTAATTGGCAAGAGAAAGCAAGAAAGGAGGTTCTCCATGTGTTTGGAAACAATGATCCCGACTCTGATGGTATTGCAAAATTAAAGACG ATGAGCATGATTATTAATGAAACTCTGCGATTATACCCTCCCGTCATTGGGATGTCGAGGCAAGTTGAGCAACAACTTAGGTTGGGAAAACTTCTTCTTCCCACCAATATTCACATCATAATAGGAAATCTCAAGCTTCACCATGACCCCAAAATCTGGGGAGAAGACGTGCTTCTCTTCAAACCAGAGCGATTCGCAGAAGGCATTGCTAGAGCCACCAACAACAACCCAGTCGTGTTCATTCCCTTCAGTTTTGGTCCCCGAATCTGTGCAGGTATGAACTTCGCAACACATGAGGTGAAGATCATCCTTTCGATGATTCTGCAACGCTATGCTTTCAAATTGTCCCCTGCTTATGTCCACTGTCCAGTTCAAGTCCTCACAATTGGCCCGAAGCATGGACTTCAAGTCATATTTCAACCACTGTAG